DNA sequence from the Geobacter sp. AOG2 genome:
CATGGGGCGGGACAAGGGAACCTTGGCACCGCTTGCCATCAGCGGCGGCGCCCTGAACGCCATCGGCTATGAATCCCCGGTTTCCAGCGCCCAGGTAAAATCCGCCATCATGCTGGCCGGCCTGTATGCCGACGGCGAAACCTCCGTCCGCGAGCCAACCCTTTCCCGCGACCATTCGGAGCGCATGTTCCGGTTGTTCGGCGCATCGCTGGAGGTATTCAAGAGCGGGGTCACGGTGCGCGGCGGCACAGAGCTCACGGGTCAGGAAATCAGCGTGCCGGGCGATATTTCCTCGGCGGCCTTCTTCATAGTCGCCGCCCTGATCACGCCGGGATCCGAACTGCTCATTCGCAACGTAGGCGTCAACCCGACCCGTACGGGCATCATCGACATACTCCGATCCATGGGGGGGCTTATCGAACTGCTCCACGAACGTGAGGTTTCAGGTGAGCCGGTGGCGGATATCCTGATCCGTTCGTCGCATCTGAAGGCCATCGATATCGCTGGCTCCGTTGTGCCGCGGGCCATCGACGAATTCCCGGCCATTTGCGTAGCGGCAGCCTGTGCGGAGGGGCGAACCACGGTCAGGGATGCCCGCGAACTACGGGTCAAGGAGACCGACCGGATCGCAGCCATGGCAACAAATCTGCGCACGCTCGGGGTAGTGGTTGAGGAATGCGCCGACGGCATGGACATCCTCGGGGCGGAGTGTCTCGGCGGCGGCGTTGCGGAGAGCTTTGGCGATCATCGCATCGCCATGTCCCTGTCGGTTGCGGCCCTGGTATCGCAGGGGGGGATCACCGTCCGCGATGTGGATTGTGTGGCAACGTCGTTTCCCTCCTTTTTTCAGTTGCTGGAACGGGTTGCGGAAAGGTGAAGGCCGTGAACGGACGCCCCAATGGTCTGATCATCGCCATCGACGGCCCTTCCGGCGCCGGTAAGAGTACCATCGCCCGTTTGCTGGCCAACAGGCTCGGCTACCTCCAGATCGACACCGGTGCCATGTACCGGGCGGTCGCCTTTCTTGTCAGCCAGGCGGGGATTGATCCTTCCGACGTTGACGCCGTGGAACAACTGTGCGACAGCGCTAATATCCGCCTCGACTGTTCTAATGGCTCACAGCGGGTATTCGCCAACGGGCAGGATGTGACCGAACTGATCCGCACGCCGGAAATGTCCCTGATGACCTCACGCATCTCGGCCCTCAAACCGGTGCGTGAATCGATGATGATGCTTCAGCGCCGGATGGGGCGGGATGGCGGCGTGGTACTGGAGGGGCGTGATATTGGCACGGCCGTCTTTCCCGACGCCGAACTTAAATTTTTCCTCTTCGCCTCTCCCGAGGAACGCGGAAAGCGCCGTTTCGCGGAACTGGTCGGCAACGGGGAACAGGTAACTCTTGAGGAAACCATTGAAGCGGTTTCCCGGAGGGATCATCAGGACTCCCAGCGCGATCTCGCTCCGCTCCGGCAGGCCGAGGACGCCATCCCTGTTGATTCCTCCCGGAGCAGCATCGATGAGGTATTGAACAAAATGGAAGACATAGTCAGGAAAAAAATTCATCAGGCCGGAACGACGATATGAAAGTGCTTCTCGCAAAACGCGCTGGTTTCTGCTTCGGTGTCAAACGGGCCACCCAAATGGCTTTTGAGGCGGCGGGCATAGATAAAAAAACCTATACCCTCGGACCGATCATCCACTCTCCCCAGGTCGTCAACAAGCTGGAGGAGATGGGGGTCAAGGTGCTCAAAAATCTGGACACCATGGATTGCGGCACCATCATCATCCGTTCTCACGGGGTTGCTTCCCACGAGATCGAAGAGGCGGTGCAAAAGCAGTTGGAGATTGTCGACGCCACCTGTCCCTTTGTCAAGAAGGCCCAGGAACACGTCAAGCGGCTTTCCGAAACAGGTTATGGCGTCGTGGTGGTCGGTGATGCCGATCATCCCGAGGTGCAGGGGATTGTCTCCTATGGTGGTGACAAGGTGTTTGTCGTCGGTTCCGGCGAAGAGGTCGCCAAGCTCCCCAAGATGAACAAGATCGGCGTTGTCGCCCAAACAACCCAATCGTTTGAAAACCTCAAAAATGTCGTGTCTGAATGTCTGTTGCGCGGCGGCGAAATCCGGGTTTTCAATACGATCTGCGACGCCACGGCGGTGCGGCAGGAGGAAGCCAAGGAGTTGGCGTGCCAGGTTGACTGCATGTTGGTGGTTGGGGGATTTAACAGCGCCAACACACGCCGGTTGGCCGAGGTGTGTGCCGAGATCCAGCCGCGCACCCATCATATAGAAACGGCTGCCGAGATCATACCTGCCTGGTTCGAAGGGGTTGAGCGGGTAGGTGTCACGGCCGGGGCCTCGACCCCCAAATGGATCATCGACGAGGTGATGAGCCGGATTGAAGAGCTTAATAAAACCAATTGAATTTTTTTGAACTCATTGCTATATTACAATGCTTACAAATACCGCATATACTCAAAGTGAAAACAGAAAGATAGAAAACGTCCAGGGGGGTAAGTTTTAATGGTTGATTTCAAACGGCTCGACACTTCCGACACCGGTGAGCAAGACGACGAGACTGAACAGCAAAGCAATGAATTTGCCGCGCTCTACAACGAGAGTCTCAAGGAAAGGCCCGAACGGGACAAAATCATAGAAGGTACGGTGGTTCGTATTGATCAGGATACCGTGCTTGTGGATATCGGCCTTAAGTCGGAAGGTTTTGTAGCGGCCAACGAGTTTCGTGATGCCAATGGCGAGATCACGGTTCAGGTCGGTGACCGCATCCGGGTGCTCATGACCCGTGAAGACGGGAAAAAAGGGTATATCCTCTCGAAAAGAAAGGCCGACTATCTGGCCGCTTGGGAAAAGATCGGCGGTTCCGGTCAGGAAGGCGGCATCATCGAAGGGACCATCACGGCTCGGGTCAATGGTGGTTACACGGTGGATATCGGTGTCCCCGCCTTTCTCCCCACTTCGCAGGTGGATATCAGGCCGTCGTCCGACGCCGACAGCTATATCGGTTTGAAGGCCAAGTTCAAGATCATCAAGCTTAACCAGAAACGCGACAATATTGTACTCTCCCGTCGCGCCATCCTGGAAGAGGAGCGCGCTTCCATTCGCGACGTAACCCTCGCCAAGCTCGAAGAAGGACAGATCGTGGAAGGTATTGTCAAGAATGTTACCGATTACGGGGCGTTCGTTGATCTGGGCGGCGTGGATGGACTGCTGCACGTTTCCGACCTCTCCTGGGGGCGGGTGGGCAAACCGTCCGATATCCTCAAGCCGGGGCAGCAGGTGACCGCCAAGGTGCTCAAGTTCGATCGTACCAAGGGCAAGATTTCCCTCGGCATCAAGCAGACCCTTTCCGATCCGTGGCTGGAGGTGCCGTCTCGGTATCCCCTGGAAAGCCGCATCAGGGGCCGCGTTGTCAGTCTTATGGAGTACGGCGCTTTTGTGGAATTGGAGCCGGGTGTTGAAGGGTTGATCCATGTCTCCGAGATGTCCTGGACCAAACGCGTTCGTCGTGCCGCCGATGTACTCTCGGTCGGAGACGAGGTTGAAGCCGTGGTGCTGGGCATTGACATGGACAACCGCAAGATATCCCTGGGCCTCAAGCAGGTGTCGGAAAACCCCTGGAAAACGATTGCCGAGAAGTACCCGGTTGGTACCAAGATTGAAGGGCAGATCAAGAATATGACCGATTTCGGCATGTTCATCGGCATAGAAGACGGGATCGACGGACTGGTCCACGTGTCCGACATTTCGTGGACCAAACGGGTGAAACATCCCGGCGATGTGTACGAAAAAGCGCAACTCGTCCAGGCGGTGGTACTCAAGGTAGACGTGGACAACGAGCGTCTGTCCCTCGGCATCAAGCAGCTTGAGCCGGATCCCTGGAGCCTTGCTCCCGACAAGTACCGGGCCGGTACCAAGGTCACCGGCAAGGTGACCTCTCTGACCGATTTCGGTGTATTTGTCGAGCTTGAAGAAGGGATTGAAGGTCTGATCCACGTGTCCGAGCTTTCCCGTGAAAAGGTGCCCTCCGCCAAGGAGTTTGCTGCTGTCGGTGACAATCTTGAGGCGGTCGTGCTGAACTGTGATTCCCGTGAGCGTCGCATATCCCTCTCTATCAAGGCGATGCATGCCG
Encoded proteins:
- the aroA gene encoding 3-phosphoshikimate 1-carboxyvinyltransferase — protein: MSPTESRVKSITIQPATSVKGEVTVPGDKSISHRSVMLGAIANGVTTVRGFLRGEDNMATMGAFRAMGVRIEDDGETVTIHGQGLHGLQEPTDIIDCGNSGTSIRLLTGLLAGQSFFSVVTGDQYLRKRPMKRVVEPLARMGARIMGRDKGTLAPLAISGGALNAIGYESPVSSAQVKSAIMLAGLYADGETSVREPTLSRDHSERMFRLFGASLEVFKSGVTVRGGTELTGQEISVPGDISSAAFFIVAALITPGSELLIRNVGVNPTRTGIIDILRSMGGLIELLHEREVSGEPVADILIRSSHLKAIDIAGSVVPRAIDEFPAICVAAACAEGRTTVRDARELRVKETDRIAAMATNLRTLGVVVEECADGMDILGAECLGGGVAESFGDHRIAMSLSVAALVSQGGITVRDVDCVATSFPSFFQLLERVAER
- the cmk gene encoding (d)CMP kinase, with the translated sequence MNGRPNGLIIAIDGPSGAGKSTIARLLANRLGYLQIDTGAMYRAVAFLVSQAGIDPSDVDAVEQLCDSANIRLDCSNGSQRVFANGQDVTELIRTPEMSLMTSRISALKPVRESMMMLQRRMGRDGGVVLEGRDIGTAVFPDAELKFFLFASPEERGKRRFAELVGNGEQVTLEETIEAVSRRDHQDSQRDLAPLRQAEDAIPVDSSRSSIDEVLNKMEDIVRKKIHQAGTTI
- the ispH gene encoding 4-hydroxy-3-methylbut-2-enyl diphosphate reductase, whose translation is MKVLLAKRAGFCFGVKRATQMAFEAAGIDKKTYTLGPIIHSPQVVNKLEEMGVKVLKNLDTMDCGTIIIRSHGVASHEIEEAVQKQLEIVDATCPFVKKAQEHVKRLSETGYGVVVVGDADHPEVQGIVSYGGDKVFVVGSGEEVAKLPKMNKIGVVAQTTQSFENLKNVVSECLLRGGEIRVFNTICDATAVRQEEAKELACQVDCMLVVGGFNSANTRRLAEVCAEIQPRTHHIETAAEIIPAWFEGVERVGVTAGASTPKWIIDEVMSRIEELNKTN
- a CDS encoding 30S ribosomal protein S1; the protein is MVDFKRLDTSDTGEQDDETEQQSNEFAALYNESLKERPERDKIIEGTVVRIDQDTVLVDIGLKSEGFVAANEFRDANGEITVQVGDRIRVLMTREDGKKGYILSKRKADYLAAWEKIGGSGQEGGIIEGTITARVNGGYTVDIGVPAFLPTSQVDIRPSSDADSYIGLKAKFKIIKLNQKRDNIVLSRRAILEEERASIRDVTLAKLEEGQIVEGIVKNVTDYGAFVDLGGVDGLLHVSDLSWGRVGKPSDILKPGQQVTAKVLKFDRTKGKISLGIKQTLSDPWLEVPSRYPLESRIRGRVVSLMEYGAFVELEPGVEGLIHVSEMSWTKRVRRAADVLSVGDEVEAVVLGIDMDNRKISLGLKQVSENPWKTIAEKYPVGTKIEGQIKNMTDFGMFIGIEDGIDGLVHVSDISWTKRVKHPGDVYEKAQLVQAVVLKVDVDNERLSLGIKQLEPDPWSLAPDKYRAGTKVTGKVTSLTDFGVFVELEEGIEGLIHVSELSREKVPSAKEFAAVGDNLEAVVLNCDSRERRISLSIKAMHAAAEKEEFAQYLSSQGEATSNLGELLQQEINNKNNQ